The following is a genomic window from Gammaproteobacteria bacterium.
TGCTGGTGCTCAGCACCACCGTATACCTTGAGCTTGCGGTACATGGCGCGACCCAGCGGATTCTTGGGCAGCATACCCTTGACGGCGGTCTCGATGACACGCTCCGGCGCTTTAGCCATAAGCTTGCCGAGAGAGATGGTCTTCAAGTTGCCGATGAACCCGGTGTGCTTGTGGTACATCTTGTCCGCGAGCTTGTTGCCGGTGAAGTGCAACTTGGCGGCGTTTACCACCACGATGTAATCGCCGGTGTCGACGTGCGGCGTGTACTCGGGTTTGTGCTTGCCGCGCAGGCGGCGCGCGATTTCGGTGGCAAGACGGCCCAGGGTCTTGCCGGAGGCGTCCACAACATACCAGTCGCGCCGGACGGTCGTTGGGTTTGCGCTAAAGGTTTTCATTGTGCTTCGCTCCAAAAAACTGCGTAAAGGGCGAGAATGTTACATGAGGGAGCGAAAAGATACAAGGGTGATTTAGCAATCATGTAGATCCGGCTTAACCA
Proteins encoded in this region:
- the rplM gene encoding 50S ribosomal protein L13; this translates as MKTFSANPTTVRRDWYVVDASGKTLGRLATEIARRLRGKHKPEYTPHVDTGDYIVVVNAAKLHFTGNKLADKMYHKHTGFIGNLKTISLGKLMAKAPERVIETAVKGMLPKNPLGRAMYRKLKVYGGAEHQHAAQQPKPLDI